In Penaeus monodon isolate SGIC_2016 chromosome 41, NSTDA_Pmon_1, whole genome shotgun sequence, a single genomic region encodes these proteins:
- the LOC119598313 gene encoding F-box only protein 7-like, with the protein MKVRVKYSNTQKFVVTLEDPNLGNLKEEIRKFVENTYGETVKEPLTLSLNGTDALTGSADIPLQSLGIVPGDLIKVIPPSSPAACPAVPQRVLSSPKRQATMQPCTSASASDSRPIRMEGPSGGASGDGPSSTSSAKSEQPDRKAEETPVSLLIEAKDGCPPPSLVDLFSKCSPTSPSQAVNLMVHLTMLECGFCLEGSTEPPPGWKEMVATIHYSHNTLPEFKCTLVLVTMGEVKQVMASFQQQESEISVKLLVGEYVKKGNDSTVTTENLIRVAQLARTLRNQLLHPLQVAAHEILGVPAPWHLAGLPQELLLMIAKNLDAKSVLSLGQSCKRLHSVTEDNKLWQSLYKRDFTNLYESMAGLNDMDWKAKYREAVTRRKEWRNLQDNPDMKFETPEFYPSPFGPTYPSYPSYPGMPPRNPDPYPPQPPQPHPMPNPFYDPDSPFFMGEIPPVPGVFPNVPNPLNPMLPRGPRPNNPFVPPFMPTRHRTPRGPRFDFFSSDFM; encoded by the exons ATGAAGGTCCGCGTCAAATATTCCAACACACAGAAGTTTGTGGTGACTTTGGAAGATCCTAATTTGGGTAACTTGAAGGAGGAGATACGGAAGTTTGTGGAAAATACCTACGGGGAGACTGTCAA AGAGCCATTGACACTGAGTCTAAATGGGACAGATGCCCTTACTGGTTCAGCAGATATCCCCCTTCAGAGTCTGGGCATTGTCCCTGGAGACTTGATAAAAGTGATTCCTCCATCATCCCCTGCTGCATGTCCTGCTGTGCCACAAAGGGTACTCTCATCCCCCAAACGACAGGCAACAATGCAGCCTTGCACAAGTGCTTCAGCTTCAGATTCAAGGCCCATTAGGATGGAGGGTCCTTCAGGTGGTGCTAGTGGAGATGGCCCAAGTTCCACGTCCTCAGCCAAGAGTGAACAgccagacagaaaggcagaggaAACTCCAGTCTCCCTCCTCATTGAAGCCAAAGATGgctgtccccctccctctcttgtaGACCTGTTCTCCAAGTGTTCTCCAACTTCTCCCAGTCAGGCAGTGAATTTGATGGTTCATCTAACCATGTTAGAGTGTGGATTCTGCTTGGAGGGCAGTACAGAACCTCCACCAGGTTGGAAAGAGATGGTGGCCACCATCCACTACTCCCACAACACACTGCCGGAGTTCAAGTGCACTCTGGTGCTGGTGACAATGGGTGAGGTCAAGCAGGTGATGGCCAGCTTCCAGCAGCAGGAAAGCGAAATCAGTGTCAAGTTGCTGGTGGGAGAGTATGTTAAGAAAGGAAATGACAGCACAGTTACCACAGAAAACCTCATTCGTGTTGCCCAGCTTGCACGTACCTTGCGCAATCAGCTGCTCCATCCTCTGCAGGTTGCAGCACACGAAATCCTTGGAGTTCCTGCCCCATGGCACCTGGCTGGTCTACCACAGGAACTACTGCTGATGATTGCCAAGAACCTGGATGCCAAGTCTGTCCTAAGTCTGGGACAGAGCTGCAAGCGTTTGCATTCAGTGACGGAAGACAACAAATTGTGGCAAAGTCTCTACAAGAGAGATTTCACAAATCTCTATGAGAGCATGGCTGGCCTGAATGACATGGACTGGAAAGCCAAGTACAGGGAGGCTGTCACACGGCGCAAGGAGTGGCGTAACCTGCAGGACAATCCTGACATGAAGTTTGAGACTCCTGAGTTCTACCCATCTCCCTTTGGGCCAACCTACCCCAGCTACCCTAGCTACCCTGGCATGCCACCCAGAAACCCGGACCCGTATCCCCCACAGCCTCCTCAACCCCACCCCATGCCTAACCCCTTCTATGACCCTGACAGCCCCTTCTTCATGGGGGAAATCCCGCCCGTGCCAGGTGTGTTCCCCAATGTTCCCAATCCCCTGAACCCCATGCTGCCTAGGGGCCCTAGACCCAACAACCCCTTCGTGCCTCCTTTCATGCCCACGCGCCACAGGACCCCACGTGGACCAAGGTTTGACTTCTTCTCATCAGACTTTATGTAA